The following proteins are encoded in a genomic region of Magallana gigas chromosome 1, xbMagGiga1.1, whole genome shotgun sequence:
- the LOC109619215 gene encoding uncharacterized protein isoform X1, which yields MTGAVYNIDCYSRHLLRCDSKYPVVPESVCYTAFQTLTNIRGLFIGVLLLGACYGQIAPLYEAQSSLTSGTLVAAGSIGVVALAATVAVAALSVRRDVRNCYCETTTQTPEESCADKCEDLVASERAKYEKENEVYRQIIQGVCSFQTGDDAENCVTCLNYYNDEAQCRSDSECFFSNSNGVCLHQRFF from the exons ATGACTGGTGCTGTTTACAACATTGATTGTTATTCACGTCATTTACTCAGGTGTGACTCTAAGTATCCCGTTGTGCCGGAATCGGTTTGTTATACCGCCTTTCAG acgCTGACCAATATACGGGGACTCTTTATTGGAGTGTTGTTGCTTGGTGCTTGCTATGGGCAGATAGCGCCCCTCTACGAGGCGCAATCGAGCCTAACATCCGGGACTCTAGTAGCAGCGGGCTCCATCGGCGTCGTGGCGCTTGCAG CGACTGTCGCGGTGGCGGCATTGTCTGTCCGTAGGGATGTTAGAAATTGTTACTGCGAGACAACAACTCAAACTCCAGAGGAGTCCTGTGCTGACAAATGTGAAGACTTGGTCGCATCAGAAAGGGCAAAATATGAAAAGGAAAACGAAG TGTACAGGCAAATCATACAAGGAGTGTGCAGTTTTCAGACAGGAGATGATGCAGAGAACTGTGTCACGTGTTTGAACTACTATAATGACGAAGCTCAATGCCGCTCAGACTCGGAGTGTTTCTTTAGTAATAGCAATGGAGTTTGTTTGCATCAAaggtttttttga
- the LOC109619215 gene encoding uncharacterized protein isoform X2, translated as MQTLTNIRGLFIGVLLLGACYGQIAPLYEAQSSLTSGTLVAAGSIGVVALAATVAVAALSVRRDVRNCYCETTTQTPEESCADKCEDLVASERAKYEKENEVYRQIIQGVCSFQTGDDAENCVTCLNYYNDEAQCRSDSECFFSNSNGVCLHQRFF; from the exons ATGCAG acgCTGACCAATATACGGGGACTCTTTATTGGAGTGTTGTTGCTTGGTGCTTGCTATGGGCAGATAGCGCCCCTCTACGAGGCGCAATCGAGCCTAACATCCGGGACTCTAGTAGCAGCGGGCTCCATCGGCGTCGTGGCGCTTGCAG CGACTGTCGCGGTGGCGGCATTGTCTGTCCGTAGGGATGTTAGAAATTGTTACTGCGAGACAACAACTCAAACTCCAGAGGAGTCCTGTGCTGACAAATGTGAAGACTTGGTCGCATCAGAAAGGGCAAAATATGAAAAGGAAAACGAAG TGTACAGGCAAATCATACAAGGAGTGTGCAGTTTTCAGACAGGAGATGATGCAGAGAACTGTGTCACGTGTTTGAACTACTATAATGACGAAGCTCAATGCCGCTCAGACTCGGAGTGTTTCTTTAGTAATAGCAATGGAGTTTGTTTGCATCAAaggtttttttga
- the LOC117680374 gene encoding uncharacterized protein (The sequence of the model RefSeq protein was modified relative to this genomic sequence to represent the inferred CDS: added 18 bases not found in genome assembly), which produces MIDAFADSQETIPETESLAGGSQDLFLNPPASVRNDRTDEIIRKLDKLTGDVALLRREVAELRGKSPASTKAFNINTASCKRRFNLYLRSRFSCRPWVEVKSDDFKNEVHTCLAMDDMRTNPAAFQGMVSHSLHKFTELRNQFRRKILADKQSIPCKGLGELCYDIFHSYSKADECTLSQERMRATILLRHFLHKKRYFNDGTSASFWAEFRSFWEEIEKDGRPQKWERLEEIDKRRTERARENSGNTEE; this is translated from the exons GATTCCCAAGAGACTATTCCTGAGACGGAGTCACTTGCAGGTGGTTCCCAGGATCTTTTCCTTAATCCTCCGGCCAGTGTCAGGAATGACAGAACAGATGAAATaa TTAGAAAATTGGACAAGCTCACAGGTGACGTTGCCCTTTTGCGAAGAGAAGTGGCAGAGCTGAGGGGCAAGTCACCTGCGTCTACCAAAGCATTCAACATTAACACGGCTTCATGCaag AGGAGGTTCAACCTATATTTAAGAAGTAGGTTCTCATGTCGCCCATGGGTGGAAGTCAAAAGTGATGACTTTAAG aatGAAGTTCACACTTGCCTGGCCATGGACGACATGAGAACCAATCCTGCAGCATTCCAGGGAATGGTCTCCCATTCATTACACAAATTCACGGAGCTCAGGAATCAATTTAGGAGAAAG ATTCTGGCAGacaaacaaagtattccttgtAAAGGCCTTGGAGAGCTGTGCTATGACATCTTTCACAGCTACTCCAAGGCCGATGAATGCACCCTGTCCCAGGAAAGGATGCGTGCAACAATTCTGTTG agaCACTTTCTTCACAAGAAGAGGTACTTTAACGATGGGACTTCGGCATCTTTCTGGGCGGAATTTAGGTCTTTTTGGGAAGAA ATTGAAAAGGATGGAAGGCCTCAGAAATGGGAAAGATTAGAAGAAATTGATAAGAGGAGAACTGAAAGGGCAAGAG aaaacTCTGGAAACACTGAAGAGTGA